Proteins encoded by one window of Synechococcus sp. WH 7805:
- a CDS encoding Crp/Fnr family transcriptional regulator: MVSSPQSVSSRREGFRELLENSFQKRNLVHLSSGSVVPLLKNSLWLVVRGMVKLGAVSVHGDELLLGLAGPNEPFGEPLSTVEAYEAVTLTDCDLLCVTLAEVHESAELARALLDAVVLRYRQSEYLLSLLGLRRVEERVRSFLELLAQDYGQPCDEGLRLNLRLTHQEMASALSTTRVTVTRVIGLLKDEGWLKIDSQRHLVITHLPKK; the protein is encoded by the coding sequence ATGGTCTCTTCTCCTCAGTCCGTTTCCAGCCGTCGAGAAGGTTTCCGTGAGCTTTTAGAAAACAGTTTTCAGAAGCGCAACCTTGTGCATCTCTCCTCTGGAAGCGTGGTGCCTCTGCTGAAAAACAGCCTTTGGCTTGTGGTGAGAGGCATGGTGAAGTTGGGTGCTGTTTCTGTTCATGGCGACGAGCTTCTGCTCGGACTGGCTGGTCCCAATGAGCCGTTTGGTGAGCCTCTGAGCACCGTGGAGGCCTATGAAGCCGTCACCCTCACGGATTGTGATCTCCTTTGCGTGACCCTTGCAGAGGTGCATGAATCGGCGGAGTTGGCTAGGGCACTGCTTGATGCTGTTGTTCTGCGATACCGCCAATCTGAATATCTCCTCTCACTTCTCGGTTTGCGTCGCGTGGAGGAACGGGTTCGGAGCTTTCTGGAACTGCTTGCCCAGGATTATGGTCAGCCCTGTGATGAAGGATTGCGCCTGAATCTTCGTTTAACCCATCAGGAGATGGCGAGCGCTTTAAGCACCACGCGCGTGACGGTGACCAGAGTGATCGGCCTTCTCAAGGATGAGGGTTGGCTGAAGATTGATTCCCAGCGTCATCTTGTGATTACCCACCTTCCCAAGAAATAA
- the carA gene encoding glutamine-hydrolyzing carbamoyl-phosphate synthase small subunit: MTASSVNPAMLMLADGTVFQGLACGAVGSAVGEVVFNTGMTGYQEVMTDPSYSGQLVTFTYPELGNTGVNDHDQEADHAHVRGLIARQLSPVSSSWRSTQSLQAWLEQQGVVGIQGIDTRALVRHLRETGAMNGIISSSGRSPADLREELRAAPSMEGLNLADRVTTQTPYTWEKPCSVAFDRRLQSSRSERPYRVVAIDFGIKRAILDRLVSHGCAVTVVPASVDLNTVLAHEPEGVFLSNGPGDPAAVTHGIDLARGLLEHQALPLFGICLGHQILGLALGGETFKLGYGHRGLNHPCGTSGQVEITSQNHGFALDASSLPQDKVEITHLNLNDRTVAAIAHRHQPVFSVQYHPEASPGPHDADHHFSRFVTLMSDRR; encoded by the coding sequence ATGACAGCCTCATCCGTGAACCCGGCGATGCTGATGCTCGCTGATGGAACCGTGTTTCAAGGTCTGGCCTGTGGAGCGGTTGGCAGTGCCGTGGGTGAGGTGGTCTTCAACACGGGGATGACCGGTTATCAGGAAGTGATGACGGATCCCAGCTATTCCGGACAGCTGGTCACATTCACCTATCCCGAGCTGGGCAACACCGGTGTGAATGATCACGATCAGGAGGCAGACCATGCCCACGTGCGTGGGTTGATCGCCCGTCAGCTCTCTCCGGTCTCCAGCAGCTGGCGATCCACTCAGAGCCTGCAGGCCTGGCTGGAACAGCAAGGTGTCGTTGGTATTCAGGGGATCGACACGCGTGCCCTGGTGCGCCACCTGCGTGAAACAGGAGCGATGAATGGAATCATCAGTTCCTCCGGACGTTCTCCAGCCGATCTGAGGGAGGAGCTTCGTGCTGCTCCTTCAATGGAGGGGCTCAATCTTGCTGATCGGGTGACAACGCAGACCCCCTACACCTGGGAAAAGCCCTGCAGCGTTGCGTTCGACCGTCGTCTGCAATCCAGCCGATCTGAACGGCCTTATCGCGTCGTGGCGATTGATTTCGGGATCAAACGGGCCATCCTCGACCGCCTTGTGAGTCATGGTTGCGCTGTCACGGTGGTCCCGGCCTCGGTGGATTTGAACACCGTGCTCGCCCATGAGCCGGAGGGGGTCTTCCTGTCCAACGGGCCCGGTGACCCCGCGGCCGTGACCCATGGCATCGATCTGGCCCGTGGCCTTCTTGAGCATCAAGCCCTGCCTTTGTTTGGAATCTGCCTCGGTCATCAGATTCTCGGCTTGGCGCTCGGTGGTGAGACGTTCAAGCTCGGGTACGGCCATCGCGGACTCAACCATCCCTGCGGTACATCCGGTCAGGTGGAGATCACCAGCCAGAACCATGGCTTCGCTCTGGATGCCTCAAGCCTTCCCCAGGACAAGGTGGAGATCACTCATCTGAATCTCAACGACCGCACAGTTGCGGCGATTGCCCATCGTCATCAGCCGGTCTTCAGTGTTCAGTACCACCCAGAAGCCAGTCCTGGACCCCATGATGCGGATCATCATTTTTCCCGATTCGTGACACTGATGTCGGATCGCCGCTGA
- a CDS encoding DUF3288 family protein gives MPGVSNSDSDDQNHPLEAIDRDTVDRLLACERPGPQDITDLARLFTRYEMFPGAASLRNDLDRVLTFWAITRDELNSRARKLWSSGFRPGQSGAEDVGSGFDAQQSDSP, from the coding sequence ATGCCAGGTGTGTCCAATTCCGATTCCGATGATCAGAACCATCCTCTGGAAGCAATTGATCGCGACACGGTGGATCGCCTCCTGGCCTGTGAACGCCCTGGTCCTCAAGACATCACAGATCTGGCTCGGCTTTTCACGCGGTACGAGATGTTTCCAGGCGCCGCTTCCCTTCGCAACGATCTCGATCGGGTCCTGACCTTCTGGGCGATCACTCGTGATGAACTCAACAGCCGAGCTCGCAAACTCTGGTCCTCAGGCTTCCGTCCTGGTCAATCGGGTGCAGAGGATGTGGGATCCGGATTCGATGCTCAGCAATCCGACAGCCCGTGA
- a CDS encoding STAS domain-containing protein, translating to MHPGGSVPITELQRLTVSLRGGFEQKGGCLVFHFTGQLDAFSEKQFLSYVADVLKANASSTVLDLSKIDFLDSSGLGALVQLAKQCNDSKRSFVVVGNARVSQTVKLVRLEAFLHLVNDLESAFTQLAA from the coding sequence ATGCATCCAGGGGGGTCTGTTCCCATCACTGAACTCCAGCGACTGACGGTTTCGCTACGCGGCGGATTCGAACAGAAGGGTGGGTGTCTGGTTTTTCACTTCACCGGACAGCTGGATGCCTTCTCCGAGAAGCAGTTCCTCAGCTACGTGGCTGATGTGCTCAAGGCCAATGCTTCCTCAACGGTTCTCGATTTGAGCAAGATCGACTTTCTTGATTCATCCGGTTTGGGCGCTCTGGTGCAACTCGCCAAACAGTGCAACGACTCCAAACGCAGCTTTGTGGTGGTGGGTAATGCTCGCGTCAGCCAGACTGTGAAACTGGTCAGGCTTGAGGCGTTCCTTCACCTCGTGAACGATCTGGAGTCGGCTTTCACCCAGCTGGCCGCTTGA
- a CDS encoding peroxiredoxin, with the protein MALQTGDVAPSFALEDQDGQMRRLDDVKDRILVLFFYPKDDTPGCTAEACTFRDHHANLTALGAEVWGVSGDDAVSHRRFAERYQLPYPLLSDKTGSLKRSFGVPKTFGLLPARVTYVIDQKGVIKLVFNNLLDGPAHVKEAESVVRTLAAG; encoded by the coding sequence ATGGCTCTGCAGACCGGCGATGTGGCCCCGAGCTTTGCTCTCGAAGACCAAGACGGTCAGATGCGCCGTCTGGATGACGTGAAGGATCGGATTCTTGTGCTGTTCTTCTATCCGAAGGACGACACTCCAGGTTGTACAGCGGAAGCCTGCACGTTCCGGGATCACCACGCCAATCTCACGGCACTGGGAGCAGAAGTCTGGGGAGTGAGCGGGGATGACGCAGTGAGCCACAGGCGTTTCGCTGAACGCTACCAATTGCCGTATCCGCTTTTGAGCGACAAGACTGGAAGCCTGAAAAGGTCATTTGGTGTGCCCAAAACCTTCGGACTCCTCCCCGCAAGGGTGACCTACGTGATTGATCAGAAGGGCGTGATCAAACTCGTTTTCAACAACCTCCTCGATGGACCAGCCCATGTGAAGGAGGCGGAGTCGGTTGTGCGCACTCTGGCCGCAGGGTGA
- a CDS encoding ABC transporter ATP-binding protein, which yields MAAFRLDLIGRYLKPHRRTVILGAIALVVVNILSVTIPLEVRRVVDDLQSDFALSDVLTQAGWIVLLASSMAVVRLYSRQLVFGVGRQVEVELRQKLFDQMLQQEPGWVQKTGSGEVISRATSDVENVRRLLGFAVLSLTNTALAYAFTLPAMLAIDPGLTVAAIALYPVMLGSVRLFGRRMMHQQRRQQEALAGLSELIQEDLSGIAAIKIYNQEDQELDAFSSRNRRYRDSAIQLAKTRSTLFPLLEGISSMSLLLLLALGSGQLQQGTLSIGGLVALILYVERLVFPTALLGFTLNTFQTGQVSLERVEELLSRRPLIRDSRHPITLQQPVRGELEARNLHIRYEDSAKDTLNGLSFSISAGELVAVVGPVGCGKTTLARALGRMVDVPAGELFLDGQDVTRLRLDDLRAQIALVPQEGYLFTNTLADNLRYGDPQASLDRVESAAEQARLLGDVKGFPDGMNTLVGERGITLSGGQRQRTALGRALLMRCPVLVLDDALASVDNNTAAEILTSVRRQTQRTVVMISHQLSAAAACDRILVLEEGRLVQEGHHNQLIKEQGLYRSLWEREQAEERLESVA from the coding sequence ATGGCCGCCTTCCGCCTCGATCTGATCGGCCGCTATCTGAAACCCCACCGTCGAACGGTGATTCTGGGTGCCATCGCGCTGGTGGTGGTGAACATTCTCAGTGTCACCATCCCACTGGAAGTACGTCGCGTGGTTGACGACCTTCAGAGCGACTTTGCGCTGTCGGATGTGCTGACCCAGGCCGGCTGGATCGTTCTGCTGGCGAGCTCGATGGCCGTGGTGCGGCTGTACTCCCGACAACTCGTCTTCGGGGTGGGAAGGCAGGTGGAAGTGGAGCTGCGCCAGAAGCTCTTTGACCAGATGTTGCAACAGGAGCCCGGTTGGGTTCAGAAGACCGGCAGCGGTGAGGTCATCAGCAGGGCCACGAGTGATGTGGAGAACGTTCGCCGGCTGCTTGGTTTCGCAGTGCTCAGCCTTACAAACACGGCCCTGGCGTATGCCTTCACCTTGCCGGCGATGCTGGCGATCGACCCGGGGCTCACCGTTGCTGCCATTGCTCTGTACCCCGTGATGCTGGGGTCCGTTCGTCTTTTCGGGCGGCGGATGATGCATCAGCAGCGACGACAGCAGGAGGCCCTGGCTGGGCTGAGCGAACTGATTCAGGAGGACCTTTCGGGCATCGCCGCCATCAAGATCTACAACCAGGAGGATCAGGAACTGGATGCATTCAGTTCCAGGAATCGTCGCTATCGAGATTCCGCCATCCAACTGGCCAAAACTCGCAGCACATTGTTTCCTCTGCTCGAGGGGATTTCCTCGATGTCCCTCCTCCTGCTTCTGGCTCTCGGCAGTGGCCAGCTGCAACAGGGCACCCTGTCAATCGGAGGACTCGTGGCGCTGATCCTTTACGTGGAAAGGCTCGTGTTCCCGACCGCTCTGCTGGGCTTCACCTTGAACACCTTTCAGACGGGTCAGGTGAGTCTGGAACGAGTGGAGGAACTGCTGTCGCGCAGACCCCTGATCCGCGACAGTCGCCATCCCATCACTCTTCAACAACCAGTGCGCGGCGAACTTGAGGCCCGCAACCTGCACATTCGTTACGAGGACAGCGCAAAGGACACGTTGAACGGACTCAGCTTCAGCATCAGCGCAGGAGAACTCGTGGCTGTCGTAGGGCCAGTTGGATGTGGCAAGACCACCCTGGCGAGAGCTCTGGGCCGAATGGTGGATGTGCCGGCAGGAGAACTTTTTCTCGATGGCCAAGACGTGACCAGGCTTCGCCTCGACGATCTACGCGCTCAGATCGCTCTGGTTCCCCAGGAGGGCTATCTCTTCACGAACACGTTGGCGGACAATCTCCGCTACGGGGACCCTCAGGCGTCCTTGGACAGGGTGGAATCCGCTGCAGAACAGGCGCGATTACTCGGTGATGTGAAGGGTTTCCCTGACGGCATGAATACGCTCGTCGGCGAACGGGGAATCACTCTCAGCGGCGGCCAGCGTCAGCGCACGGCCCTCGGCCGGGCCTTGCTGATGCGATGTCCTGTTCTGGTGCTGGATGACGCCCTGGCCAGCGTGGACAACAACACGGCCGCAGAGATCCTCACGTCGGTGCGACGTCAGACCCAGCGAACCGTGGTGATGATCAGCCATCAGCTCTCTGCCGCTGCCGCGTGCGATCGCATCCTCGTGCTGGAGGAGGGCCGTCTCGTTCAGGAAGGTCATCACAACCAATTGATCAAGGAACAAGGCCTCTACCGCAGTCTCTGGGAGAGGGAACAGGCCGAAGAACGACTGGAATCGGTGGCCTGA
- the trpD gene encoding anthranilate phosphoribosyltransferase, whose product MVSLPNPWSKRLDHLLDGGVFGHAEATELMEAWLAEALTPVQTGAFLAAFRSRGVDGTELGAMAAVLRQASPLPCDRPSLRMVDTCGTGGDGADTFNISTAVAFTAAACGATVAKHGNRSASGKVGSADVLEGLGLHLKAPADQVVKALPATGVTFLFAPAWHPALVNLAPLRKSLGVRTVFNLLGPLVNPLRPDGQVLGVATDDLLDPMAEALRSLGQDRAVVVHGSGGLDEASLAGPNPVRILENGHVRSEWIAPEDLGLQQTPLDDLRGGDLLCNQTILEELLKGRGSQAQNEVVAFNAALVLWVAGVESDLSRAAQQALDALAQGSPWRRLEQLRDALTPAKEE is encoded by the coding sequence ATGGTTTCTTTGCCTAATCCCTGGTCCAAGCGCCTGGATCATCTGCTTGACGGCGGTGTGTTTGGTCATGCCGAAGCGACAGAGTTGATGGAGGCCTGGCTTGCCGAAGCACTGACACCCGTTCAGACCGGCGCCTTCCTCGCAGCCTTTCGCTCTAGGGGGGTGGACGGAACCGAACTGGGAGCCATGGCGGCCGTGCTGCGCCAGGCCAGTCCTCTTCCCTGTGACAGACCATCCCTGCGCATGGTCGATACCTGCGGCACCGGAGGCGATGGTGCTGACACCTTCAACATTTCCACGGCCGTGGCGTTCACAGCTGCCGCCTGCGGAGCCACGGTGGCGAAACACGGAAACCGAAGTGCCAGCGGCAAGGTCGGTTCTGCCGATGTTCTCGAAGGGTTGGGTCTTCATCTCAAGGCTCCTGCTGACCAAGTGGTGAAGGCCTTGCCAGCCACCGGGGTGACCTTTTTGTTCGCACCTGCCTGGCATCCCGCACTGGTGAATCTCGCTCCTCTGCGCAAGAGCCTCGGCGTGCGAACGGTTTTCAACCTGCTTGGTCCTCTCGTGAATCCCCTGCGGCCCGATGGCCAGGTGCTCGGCGTTGCGACCGATGACCTGCTTGACCCGATGGCTGAGGCTCTGCGTTCGTTGGGGCAGGACCGGGCTGTGGTGGTTCACGGATCCGGTGGTTTGGACGAAGCCTCCCTGGCCGGTCCCAATCCTGTGCGCATTCTGGAAAACGGCCATGTGCGCTCCGAATGGATTGCTCCAGAGGATCTGGGTCTGCAGCAGACACCGCTCGACGACCTGCGTGGTGGTGATCTGCTCTGCAATCAGACCATTCTTGAGGAACTGCTAAAGGGACGCGGCAGTCAGGCCCAGAATGAGGTGGTGGCGTTCAATGCGGCGCTTGTGCTCTGGGTCGCGGGTGTTGAGTCCGATCTCAGCCGCGCTGCCCAGCAGGCTCTCGATGCCCTTGCCCAGGGCTCCCCTTGGCGTCGTCTTGAACAACTTCGCGATGCCCTGACCCCCGCCAAGGAAGAATGA
- a CDS encoding DUF1350 family protein, whose translation MNRWQRREQCWCLWPKDSVRGLVDFIGGSYLATSPQISYRRLLEWLADEGYAIHAWSYVPGFDHQLQAREGWQQLRQCRRLLEERLNRPITPMRLGHSLGCKLHLLAPDDGRGCSGLAALSFNNFTAERSIPLLGTLAPKLGVVTEFSPGPVETLNMIERFYRQERNLVVRFGDDALDQSDDLIQALQRRPGDQSRFVQTTGDHLTPASAGLRQGLLGGWADDQGRSRRIRRLVDLLLTWA comes from the coding sequence GTGAACCGTTGGCAGCGTCGTGAACAGTGTTGGTGTCTGTGGCCGAAGGACTCCGTTCGAGGTCTCGTGGACTTCATTGGTGGCAGTTATCTCGCCACCAGTCCCCAGATCAGCTACCGACGCCTCCTGGAATGGTTGGCGGATGAGGGCTATGCCATTCACGCCTGGAGTTACGTTCCGGGATTCGACCACCAGCTTCAGGCCCGCGAAGGCTGGCAGCAACTGAGGCAGTGCCGCCGGCTCCTAGAGGAGCGGCTGAACAGACCGATCACGCCGATGCGGCTGGGTCACAGTCTCGGTTGCAAACTCCATCTCCTGGCTCCGGATGATGGGCGCGGCTGCAGTGGTCTGGCAGCACTCAGTTTCAACAACTTCACAGCCGAACGGTCCATTCCCCTGCTCGGGACCCTCGCTCCAAAACTCGGTGTGGTCACCGAGTTCAGCCCAGGGCCTGTAGAAACACTCAACATGATCGAGCGTTTCTACAGGCAGGAGCGCAATCTGGTCGTGCGTTTCGGAGACGATGCCCTCGATCAAAGTGACGATCTGATTCAGGCACTCCAGCGCAGACCTGGAGACCAAAGCCGCTTTGTGCAGACCACAGGCGACCACCTCACCCCAGCGAGTGCGGGACTGCGGCAGGGACTTCTCGGCGGCTGGGCGGATGACCAAGGCCGCAGTCGACGCATCCGCCGCTTAGTCGACCTTCTGCTTACCTGGGCCTGA
- a CDS encoding 3'-5' exonuclease codes for MTDSALESGQLDLLQGFQSPSSASRSIEQPSITEPSPDVQPSRLLIVDTETTGLDADRDQCLEVGAILFSVPHRQVLAQMSCLLPVDSNPAESINRIPAEVSRVEQPWGDGLAWFERMMMSADYLVAHNAAFDRQWFGRGALPEAKRPWLCTLEDIRWPEARNLKARPSVIDLALAYGIPVWSAHRALTDCIYLAEVFQRCDDLEELITHALEPRRLVRAQVSYDQRHLAREAGFRWNEPVKGAWARRLSEREERELPFTVVPVDAALPRAS; via the coding sequence ATGACTGACAGTGCTCTGGAGTCCGGTCAATTGGATCTGCTGCAGGGTTTTCAATCACCTTCCTCTGCTTCGCGATCAATCGAGCAGCCGTCCATCACTGAACCCTCTCCAGACGTGCAACCGTCCCGTTTGCTGATTGTTGATACGGAAACGACAGGGCTCGATGCCGATCGTGATCAGTGCCTTGAAGTTGGAGCGATTCTGTTTTCCGTCCCCCATCGTCAGGTGCTGGCGCAGATGTCATGTCTGTTGCCTGTCGACAGCAATCCTGCTGAGTCGATCAATCGAATCCCAGCTGAGGTCAGCCGCGTTGAGCAGCCTTGGGGTGATGGGCTTGCTTGGTTTGAGCGAATGATGATGAGCGCGGATTATTTGGTGGCTCACAACGCAGCCTTTGATCGCCAGTGGTTCGGTCGCGGTGCTTTGCCAGAGGCGAAGCGTCCCTGGCTTTGCACCCTTGAAGACATCCGTTGGCCTGAAGCGCGCAATCTGAAAGCCAGGCCTTCGGTGATTGACCTGGCCCTGGCCTACGGAATTCCTGTGTGGTCAGCGCATCGGGCTCTCACGGATTGCATTTATTTGGCTGAGGTGTTTCAGCGCTGCGACGACCTGGAGGAGCTGATCACCCATGCCTTGGAACCGCGTCGACTTGTGCGTGCCCAGGTGTCCTACGACCAACGCCATCTCGCCCGCGAAGCAGGGTTCCGCTGGAATGAACCCGTCAAGGGGGCCTGGGCCCGGCGGCTTTCGGAGCGGGAGGAGCGGGAGCTTCCCTTCACCGTGGTGCCGGTGGACGCTGCGTTGCCACGGGCATCCTGA
- the msrA gene encoding peptide-methionine (S)-S-oxide reductase MsrA, protein MLPNWLTGSTGTREQGDGVERHVVLGSPLKAPLMEDQEEIIFGCGCFWGAEKGFWRLPGVISTSVGYAGGETDHPSYDQVCSGRTGHTEVVRVVWSSPAIDVSDLLKLFWECHDPTQGDRQGNDCGSQYRSAIYTTNARQIERVQASREWYQNALSAAGRGAITTEIAADRPYYFAESYHQQYLARPGSRPYCSAMPTGVTLGAFEGAEYRLPAKVWTHYDWSISHCVLRGDNSPINLNP, encoded by the coding sequence ATGCTCCCCAACTGGTTGACAGGTTCCACAGGGACTCGTGAGCAGGGCGACGGAGTTGAGCGCCACGTCGTGCTCGGGTCGCCGCTTAAAGCTCCTCTGATGGAGGATCAGGAAGAGATCATTTTCGGTTGTGGCTGTTTCTGGGGCGCCGAAAAAGGGTTCTGGAGACTTCCTGGTGTGATTTCAACCTCCGTTGGATACGCCGGCGGAGAGACGGATCATCCGAGCTATGACCAGGTTTGCAGCGGACGCACAGGACATACAGAAGTGGTGCGCGTGGTGTGGAGCTCACCCGCCATCGATGTGAGTGATCTGCTCAAGCTCTTCTGGGAATGTCATGACCCAACCCAGGGAGATCGCCAGGGCAATGACTGCGGCAGCCAGTACCGATCAGCGATCTACACCACGAATGCCCGACAGATCGAACGGGTCCAGGCAAGCCGAGAGTGGTATCAGAACGCTCTGTCGGCGGCAGGCCGCGGTGCAATCACCACGGAGATCGCCGCAGATCGTCCTTACTATTTCGCCGAGTCTTATCACCAGCAGTACCTGGCAAGGCCAGGCAGCAGGCCCTACTGCTCAGCAATGCCGACAGGCGTGACTCTGGGGGCCTTTGAAGGCGCCGAGTACCGATTACCAGCGAAGGTTTGGACGCATTACGACTGGTCGATCAGCCACTGCGTGCTGCGTGGAGACAACAGTCCAATCAACCTGAACCCGTGA
- a CDS encoding ribonuclease III domain-containing protein yields MSDWVRIQQALPSQSVDLGPLQLAWLGDAVWELHQRLRHCRRPGRASDLHRSVVAEVRADAQALALERLRPMLTEFESDLVRRGRNRAGRGPRGGDPAAYGKATGFETMVGWLYLHNPTRLAQLLDRLEETESALS; encoded by the coding sequence TTGAGCGACTGGGTCCGGATTCAGCAGGCTCTGCCTTCGCAATCCGTTGATCTTGGTCCCCTCCAGCTTGCCTGGCTCGGTGATGCCGTCTGGGAACTGCATCAACGACTTCGCCATTGCCGACGTCCAGGACGGGCGTCTGATCTGCACCGGTCGGTTGTCGCCGAGGTCCGGGCGGATGCGCAAGCTCTCGCCTTGGAGCGACTTCGGCCCATGCTGACTGAGTTTGAAAGCGATCTGGTCCGTCGCGGCCGCAACCGCGCCGGGAGGGGGCCGCGCGGTGGCGACCCCGCTGCCTATGGGAAGGCCACAGGATTTGAGACAATGGTTGGCTGGCTCTATCTTCACAATCCGACGCGGCTTGCCCAGCTTCTGGATCGCCTTGAGGAGACCGAATCAGCCCTGTCATAA
- the pstS gene encoding phosphate ABC transporter substrate-binding protein PstS — protein sequence MSFAKKALIVSSLLALGAGVSASAADRLNGAGASFPAKIYQRWFAELAKAGGPQVNYQAVGSGSGRKAFIDQTVNFGASDDPMKPKDMAKVKRGVVQIPMVGGTIAFGYNKPGCNLKLTQKQAVQVAIGKITDWKQLGCAPGNITWVHRSDGSGTTKAFTNSMQAFSSEWTLGTGKSVKWPGKNAVGAKGNSGVAGTIQNKVGAIGYVNQSYIKGKVVAAALQNKSGEFLKPSVKAGATALNGIKLDSNLAGKNPNPTAKGAYPIATLTWVLAYKTGNGKNTAAIKEAFNFMLSNKAQDQAPSLGFVPLKGGILSKAKAAVNKIGN from the coding sequence ATGAGCTTCGCCAAGAAGGCTCTCATTGTTTCCTCTTTGCTGGCTCTCGGAGCCGGCGTTTCCGCATCCGCCGCTGATCGTCTGAACGGTGCAGGTGCATCATTCCCCGCCAAGATCTATCAGCGCTGGTTCGCTGAGCTGGCCAAGGCCGGTGGTCCTCAGGTTAATTATCAGGCGGTTGGATCCGGTTCCGGTCGTAAGGCTTTCATCGACCAGACCGTGAACTTCGGCGCTTCTGACGATCCGATGAAGCCCAAGGACATGGCCAAGGTGAAGCGTGGTGTTGTGCAGATCCCCATGGTGGGTGGCACCATCGCTTTCGGTTACAACAAGCCTGGTTGCAACCTCAAGCTGACCCAGAAGCAGGCAGTTCAGGTGGCGATCGGCAAGATCACCGATTGGAAGCAGCTTGGCTGTGCTCCCGGCAACATCACCTGGGTGCACCGTTCTGACGGTTCCGGCACCACCAAGGCCTTCACCAACTCCATGCAGGCCTTCTCCTCCGAGTGGACTCTGGGCACCGGTAAGTCCGTCAAGTGGCCCGGTAAGAACGCTGTTGGTGCCAAGGGCAACTCCGGCGTCGCTGGCACCATTCAGAACAAAGTTGGCGCCATCGGTTACGTCAACCAGTCCTACATCAAGGGCAAGGTTGTGGCTGCAGCCCTGCAGAACAAGTCCGGTGAATTCCTCAAGCCTTCTGTGAAGGCCGGTGCCACTGCACTGAACGGCATCAAGCTGGATTCCAACCTGGCTGGCAAGAACCCCAACCCCACCGCCAAGGGTGCTTACCCCATCGCCACCCTCACCTGGGTGCTGGCTTACAAGACCGGCAACGGCAAGAACACCGCTGCCATCAAGGAAGCCTTCAACTTCATGCTGAGCAACAAGGCTCAGGACCAGGCTCCCAGCCTCGGTTTCGTTCCCCTGAAGGGCGGCATCCTCAGCAAGGCCAAGGCTGCTGTGAACAAGATCGGTAATTGA